The proteins below are encoded in one region of Streptomyces sp. NBC_00490:
- a CDS encoding lipid-transfer protein, with the protein MSVRTRDTLGGRSAIVGIGATEFSKDSGRSELKLAVEAVRAALDDAGLTPADVDGMVTFTMDTNPEITVAQACGMGELSFFSRVHYGGGAACATVQQAALAVATGVAEVVVCYRAFNERSGRRFGSGVQHREPSAEGVALGWSLPFGLLTPASWVAMAAQRYLHTYGLTPEAFGQVAVTARRHAATNPAAYFHDRPITLADHAASRWIVEPLRLLDCCQETDGAQALVVTSLERARDLPNAPAVVAAAAQGAGRAQEQMTSFYRDDLTGLPEMGVVARQLWRTSGLTPADIDVGILYDHFTPFVLMQLEEFGFCGKGEAADFVAGERLPLNTHGGQLGEAYLHGMNGIAEGVRQIRGTAVNRISGADRVLVTAGTGVPTSGLVLSGDG; encoded by the coding sequence ATGAGCGTCCGTACCCGGGACACCCTCGGCGGGCGGTCGGCGATCGTCGGCATCGGTGCCACCGAGTTCTCCAAGGACTCGGGCCGCAGTGAGCTGAAGCTCGCCGTGGAGGCGGTGCGGGCCGCGCTGGACGACGCGGGGCTGACGCCGGCCGACGTGGACGGGATGGTGACGTTCACGATGGACACCAACCCGGAGATCACCGTGGCCCAGGCCTGCGGGATGGGTGAGCTGTCCTTCTTCTCCCGCGTCCACTACGGCGGCGGAGCGGCCTGTGCGACGGTCCAGCAGGCGGCGCTGGCGGTGGCGACGGGCGTGGCCGAGGTGGTGGTCTGCTACCGCGCCTTCAACGAACGGTCGGGGCGTCGCTTCGGCTCGGGGGTGCAGCACCGGGAGCCCTCGGCGGAGGGGGTCGCGCTCGGGTGGTCCCTGCCGTTCGGGCTGCTCACCCCGGCGTCCTGGGTGGCGATGGCGGCCCAGCGTTATCTGCACACCTATGGTCTGACCCCGGAAGCCTTCGGGCAGGTGGCCGTGACCGCCCGCAGACACGCGGCGACCAACCCGGCGGCGTACTTCCACGACCGTCCGATCACCCTCGCCGACCACGCCGCCTCACGCTGGATCGTCGAGCCGCTCCGTCTGCTCGACTGCTGCCAGGAGACGGACGGCGCCCAGGCCCTCGTCGTCACGTCCCTGGAGCGGGCACGTGATCTGCCGAACGCGCCGGCGGTCGTGGCCGCGGCTGCCCAGGGAGCGGGTCGGGCCCAGGAGCAGATGACCAGCTTCTACCGCGACGACCTGACGGGCCTGCCGGAGATGGGGGTCGTGGCCCGCCAGTTGTGGCGCACCTCGGGGCTCACGCCGGCCGACATCGACGTGGGGATCCTGTACGACCACTTCACGCCGTTCGTGCTGATGCAGCTGGAGGAGTTCGGGTTCTGCGGGAAGGGGGAGGCGGCGGACTTCGTGGCCGGGGAGCGGTTGCCGCTGAACACACACGGAGGACAGCTGGGGGAGGCGTATCTGCACGGGATGAACGGGATCGCGGAGGGAGTACGTCAGATACGGGGAACGGCGGTGAACCGGATATCCGGCGCGGACCGGGTCCTGGTCACGGCGGGGACGGGAGTGCCCACCTCGGGGCTGGTGCTCTCCGGGGACGGCTGA
- a CDS encoding MaoC/PaaZ C-terminal domain-containing protein: MHVGEQLPSLEIPVTRTLIVAGAVASRDYQDVHHDAESARQKGSPDIFMNILTTNGIVGRYITDHFGPTAELRRVAIRLGAPNYPGDTMVLTGTVEEVEGDTATVRVVGENGVGRHVTGTVTVTVPPDAPQVVPPQTRSGTASETASGTAPGGAR; encoded by the coding sequence ATGCACGTCGGTGAGCAGCTCCCCTCGCTGGAGATCCCGGTCACCCGCACGCTGATCGTCGCCGGCGCCGTCGCCTCCCGCGACTACCAGGACGTCCACCACGACGCGGAGTCGGCCCGGCAGAAGGGCTCCCCCGACATCTTCATGAACATCCTGACGACCAACGGCATCGTCGGCCGCTACATCACGGACCATTTCGGTCCCACGGCCGAGCTCCGCCGCGTCGCGATCCGTCTGGGCGCCCCCAACTACCCGGGAGACACCATGGTGTTGACGGGCACGGTCGAGGAGGTCGAAGGCGACACCGCGACCGTCCGCGTGGTTGGGGAGAACGGCGTCGGCAGACATGTCACCGGCACGGTGACCGTCACCGTCCCGCCGGACGCGCCGCAGGTTGTGCCGCCGCAGACGCGCTCGGGGACGGCCTCGGAGACGGCCTCGGGGACGGCCCCAGGAGGTGCCCGATGA
- a CDS encoding bifunctional MaoC family dehydratase N-terminal/OB-fold nucleic acid binding domain-containing protein, which translates to MADELEQRLKTYEGRPAAVSGAGKDPVNAPMIRHWCEAMGDTNPAYSGPDAIAPPTMLQAWTMGGLSGHTDRSSAYDELLTLLDEVGCTSVVATDCEQEYIRPLRPGDEITFDAVIESVSPRKTTKLGTGHFVTTRMDIRVGPDLAGTHRFRILKYAPASARQRQPDQTPRRPRPVINRDNAGFWEGVREHRLLIQRCTACGTLRHPWLPGCNTCGHPEWDTVEASGTGTVHSYVVMHHPPFPAFDPPYAVGLIELTEGVRMISNVTGVPYDKVRIGMPVRLEFKEYDEELVLPVFRAEEGLYGKGSHEEESHARR; encoded by the coding sequence ATGGCCGACGAACTGGAGCAGCGACTGAAGACGTACGAGGGCCGGCCCGCCGCCGTCTCCGGCGCCGGCAAGGACCCCGTCAACGCGCCCATGATCAGGCACTGGTGCGAGGCCATGGGCGACACCAACCCGGCCTACTCCGGCCCGGACGCCATCGCCCCGCCCACCATGCTCCAGGCCTGGACGATGGGCGGCCTCTCCGGACATACGGACCGTTCGTCGGCCTACGACGAACTGCTCACCCTCCTCGACGAGGTGGGCTGCACCTCGGTCGTCGCCACCGACTGCGAGCAGGAGTACATCCGCCCCCTGCGCCCCGGCGACGAGATCACCTTCGACGCGGTGATCGAGTCGGTGTCGCCCCGCAAGACGACGAAGCTCGGCACGGGTCACTTCGTCACGACCCGTATGGACATCCGCGTCGGCCCCGACCTCGCCGGCACCCACCGCTTCCGCATCCTCAAATACGCCCCCGCGTCCGCGCGACAGCGGCAGCCGGACCAGACACCCCGCCGCCCCCGCCCCGTCATCAACCGCGACAACGCCGGCTTCTGGGAAGGCGTCCGCGAACACCGCCTCCTCATCCAGCGCTGCACCGCCTGCGGCACCCTGCGCCACCCCTGGCTGCCCGGCTGCAACACCTGCGGACACCCGGAGTGGGACACCGTCGAGGCGAGCGGCACCGGCACGGTCCATTCGTACGTCGTCATGCACCACCCGCCCTTCCCGGCCTTCGACCCTCCGTACGCGGTCGGCCTGATAGAGCTCACGGAAGGCGTGCGCATGATCAGCAATGTGACCGGGGTGCCGTACGACAAGGTGCGGATCGGCATGCCCGTGCGGCTCGAATTCAAGGAGTACGACGAGGAGTTGGTGCTCCCGGTCTTCCGGGCCGAGGAAGGCCTGTACGGGAAGGGGTCGCACGAGGAGGAGTCCCATGCACGTCGGTGA
- a CDS encoding SigE family RNA polymerase sigma factor, whose translation MTTPVCTSASDVAVPARLTRPHATYPSFSSYVKARQPVLLRTARSLTANPCDAEDLLQTALAKTYVAWERIEDHRALDGYVRRALLNTRTSQWRKRKVDEFATDEIPEPELTPGGDDPAEQQALHDAMWRAITKLPARQRAMVVLRYYEDLSEVQTAEVLGVSVGTVKSAVSRALGKLREDPELGLAR comes from the coding sequence ATGACCACACCCGTCTGCACCAGCGCATCGGACGTCGCGGTACCGGCGAGGCTGACCCGCCCGCACGCGACGTACCCCTCCTTCTCGTCGTATGTGAAGGCCCGCCAGCCGGTGCTGCTGCGTACCGCCCGGTCGCTGACCGCGAACCCGTGCGACGCGGAGGACCTGCTGCAGACCGCGCTCGCCAAGACCTATGTGGCCTGGGAGCGGATCGAGGACCACCGGGCGCTGGACGGTTATGTGCGTCGGGCGCTGCTCAACACGCGTACATCGCAGTGGCGCAAGCGCAAGGTGGACGAGTTCGCGACCGACGAGATCCCGGAGCCCGAGCTGACGCCCGGCGGGGACGACCCGGCCGAGCAGCAGGCGCTGCACGACGCGATGTGGCGGGCGATCACGAAGCTGCCGGCCCGGCAGCGGGCGATGGTCGTCCTCAGGTACTACGAGGATCTGAGCGAGGTCCAGACGGCCGAGGTGCTCGGGGTGTCGGTGGGCACGGTGAAGTCGGCGGTGTCCCGGGCGCTGGGCAAGCTGCGGGAGGACCCGGAGCTGGGGCTGGCCCGCTAG